The region ACCTCCTTCGGCAGGCAGATCGCCCTGATGCTGGAACAGGACTTCCGGGATTCCCGGGTCGTCACCCTCGCGGACCACGAGCGCCGCGGCAAGCTGCCCCAGATCCTGGAGAAGCTGGTCAACCTGTTTGCCTGGTTCCTGTAGGGGCGTTCCGGGGGCGCCCCGCAAGCATGAGGCGAAACCAGAGCCGGACCAACCCCGCCGCCGCCATGGCTGCGGGGAGGGTGCCGAAAAACCGCTTCAGGCGGCGCTCGTACAGCCCCAGCCAGCGAGGCTCGACCTCTCCCGGCCCCTGCCCCCGGAAAAAGGCGCGGCGGGTGTCCAGCCAGAAGAACGGCTGCCAGGCATTGGCGGCCACATGACGGCCGGTGGTGCGCCAGAAGGCGCGGCGCCATCCCCCCGGCCGGCGGGCAAGCAGGGCGCGGATGCCAGCCAGGAGCGGGTGGAGCGAGAGCCGCCCGGTATCGGCGTCGAGGCGGTACAGCCCGGGAAGGGCGGTAAAGAATTCCGTCCACCCCGCCACCAGGCAGTTGACGATGATGGCGTTCAACACCTGCCGCTCCCACAGCCCCTCCGCTTCAAAACGGCGGGCCGAGGTGCCGACTTCGGCCGGGAGGAGCAGCCAGTCGCACCGTTGCGCCGCCGCAGCCACGAAGTGCAGGTCCTCCAGAAAGGGCATCCGTTCGTCAAAGCCGCCCAAGGAGCGGAAAAACGGGCGGGGCAGCATGAACCCCTGGTCGCCCCGGATGCATTCGGGGCGGGCGAGGCGCGCCTTGGCCTCGTAAAAGAAGTAGGCCGGGGAGGGCGCGCCGTTGCTCCGGCAGAAACGGAGGGCAAAGCGCCCGGCGGCCTCATGGCACCCGACGGCCGCCTGCCGGGCCCGCAATGCCGACAGTCCGCGTGCCAGGGCATCGGCCGCAACGAACGTGGAATCGGCATGGAGAAACAGCAGCGTATCGGCTTGGGCAACGGCGGCGCCGGCATTCATCTGGCGGCCGCGGCCGCGGGACGCGGAGACGACCTCTGCCGGGAACGGCGCCTGCCGGGCCAGGCGGGCGGCCCGCTGGGGGGTGCCGTCCTCCGAACCGCCGTCGCAGAGGACCAGTTCGAAGCAGAGGCCCTGTTGGGCGGCAAGGGTGGCGAACAGGGATGGCAGGTGGGCGGCCTCGTTGAGGACCGGCACGATGATGGAGAGTTCAGGGGGATGATCACATGTCATTATGTCGTGGCGCTCCGGGAGAATGCAGACCAGTGTATCCGAATCAGCCACATTTGCAATCCCAAGCTGACCTGGAGTTGATCGACACCCACTGCCACCTGGACCTGGAGCCGCTGGCACCGCACCTGCCCCGGGTGCTTGCGGCGGCCCGCCGGGCCGGCGTCACCCGGTTCGTGGTGCCGGGAGTGCATCCCGACGGCTGGCAGCGGATCAGGGCATTGGCGACGGCGCACCACGAGATCCTGCCCGCCGCCGGCATCCACCCCATGCACGCCGACGTGGCAAACGACGACACCCTCGCCGCCCTAGCCGGCATGGCCGCCGACAGCGTTGCCATCGGCGAGATCGGCCTGGACCCGGCGTATCCCGTCCCCCTCGAAATCCAGGAGGCCGCGTTCCGCGAGCAACTCGGGCTGGCCATCTCCCACGGCTTGCCGGTGCTGGTGCATTGCCGCCGGGCCTTCCACCGCACCCTGCAGATCATGCGGGAGGAACGGGCCGACCGGGTCGGGGGCATCATGCACGCCTTTTCCGGGTCCCTGGAGATGGCGCGGGAGTTCATCCGTCTCGGCTTCTGCATCTCCCTGTCCGGCACCCTGACCTGGCACGAAGCGGTGCGCCCCCTGCACCTCGCCCGGGAGGTACCGCTGGACCGGCTCGTTCTGGAAACCGACGCACCCGACATGCCCCCCCAGGGCCACCGGGGGAGCCCCAACCAGCCGGCCTGGCTGGTGGAGACCCTGCTCGCCCTGGCAGCGGCAAAAAACAGTACACCGGAGGCCGTTGCCACCGCCACGCGGGAAAACAGCGTCAGGGTGCTCGGCCTCGCCAGGGAGCGCAACGTTTCTTGACTCGCCTTATCCCGTAGCAGCTTGAGCGCACCATGCGGCACACTATCGCGAACGCGGCTATTGCAGGCGCTTGCACCCCCCATGGCCGCCAGTGCATTTATTCTGCGATTTGACCGGACAGCACCGACCACCTATCCACATTTATTGCACAATCCACAAATATTGACAGATTCCCTGTTCCAATCTCCCGCAGGCCTGCGCCATGCACTCCCGCCTTCAGGCTGCAATATCTATTGCAGCCTGAAAATGAGCCGTTGGAGTCAACATGCGCCAACATTTCGATATCTTTACTATATTTTTTTGGGCTCGATACCTGCACATTTACAATCATACATAATAGAATACGCCGGTTCGGCCGCCGGAAAAGCGGCCACCCCCCGGCTTACCTCTACGATCCAAGTACACAGTGGGGAGGTGCTCGTATGACAAAGGGGAAATGCACATCGTGGATATTCCTGCCGCTTGCATGTGCGGTACTCATGGTGGGGGGATGCAGCGGCAACACGACCAACAATTACGGTTCGGGGAGCAGCCCGGCAAGCGCCTCCCAGAACCCCCTCAACCCGAAGACACTCGTCCAGTTCAAGAATCCCTTTGTCGAAATCCCCATCGCGCCGGCTCCCACGGCCAATAGCTATACGGCAACGGCGCGCAAGAACGATGACTGGGACTTCGGCCTGCGCATCGTCGATGGCGTGACCGGCCAGACCATACGCCCCAAAGATCCGGTCACCGGCCAGACCATCAAGACCCCGACGTGGTACTATGACGTCAACGACGCCCCTCTGGGAATTTACGGCGCCACGGTCGAGACCACATCCAACAACCCGGTGACCATAACCTATGTGAACGACCTGCGGGACGAGCTGCCCGATCCCAACGCGACCGGGCTCGTCAAGGGGATCAAGGGAACCGGGACGCTCCTGACCAAACACCTTCTGGCCGTCGATACGACGGTGGACGGCATGAACCTGGGCGAACCGGAGGTCAGGACCGTGCCCCACCTCCACGGCGGGCATGTGGACTGGCGTTTCGACGGCCATCCCGAGGCATGGTTCACCAATATCCCGGCCAGCCAGCAAACCGCCGTCAAATACGGCCTGGCCGCCGACCCCTCCCGGGGCTTTCCGGGGAGACCTTCGGACAACAAGGCCATCTACACCTACGCCAATGACCAGAACGCCGCGACCCTCTGGTTCCACGACCACTCCTACGGCATCACCCGGCTCCAGGCCTACGCCGGCATAGCGGCCTTCTACCTGATCCGCGACAGCTTCGAGGACGCCCTCGGCCTCCCCAGGGGGCCGCTCGGCCCCAATCCGGTGGTGCCGACGCTTACGTCCTACAAGTACGACCTGCCGCTCGTCATCCAGGACAAGGCCTTCACCGCCGACGGCGCCCTGGTCTTCCCGACGTTCACCAACCTGGGGCTGTACACCTTCAACGCCCTGCGGGACAAGAACGGCAATGCAACCAATACCATACGACCGGAGATGTTCGGCAACGTCAACGTCGTCAACGGTATGGCCTGGCCCTCCAAGACGGTGGAACAGACCGCCTACCGCTTCCGCGTTCTGAACGCTGCCGATTCGCGGGTCTACAACCTCTGGCTGGAGGATGCGGACGACGGCACCGTGATCACACCGGCCCTGGCGGCACAGGCGGCGACGGGCGCCGGCCAGCCCGGCCTCGCCTGGCCGGTCATCCAGATCGCGGCGGAGCAGGGGCTCTTCCCCACGGCCGTCCCGGTCATGACCGGTGCCCGCGATCTGGGGCTGACCCTGGCCAACGCCGAGCGTGCCGACATCGTCATCGACTTCTCCCACCCCGTATTCAGGAAGAACGGGGCGGGGCGGAAGCTGATCCTGCGCAATGACGCCCCGGCCCCCTTTGGCGGCCTGTTCGGTCCGGCCAATGAGGACATGTCCACCCTCGACCCCAACACCACCGGCAAGGTAATGCGGTTCGTGGTGGATGCCGCCACCACGGCGACCTCCTACGACGCCCAGATCAAGGCGTGGACCGCCTCGCTGCGTCCCTTTGCCCAGCAGGGGGGGGACCTCAACGCCGCAACCCCGGGCACGGTGAGGTATATCGACCTGCAGGAGCGCAAAGACGCGGCCTACGCCTTTTTCGATCCCATCGCCAATACCACGGTCTACCGCACCGAACTGCTCATCAACGGTCTCCGCTTTTCCGACCCGATCACGGAGAACGTCCCCCACGATGCGGTGGAGGAGTGGGTGATCATCAACACCACCCCCGACATGCATCCGCTCCACCTGCACCTGGTCAAGTTCCAGATCATCGAGAAGGGACATATCAAGGCGGGGCCGGGAGGTACGCCGCTCACAGATACCGAACGCGCCCTCCTGGGGTTGCCGCCCCAGCCCGCTCCCCCCGAGCCCCCCTTCTCCCCGCCGAACTATATCCGGGCGGACGGCGCCGGCGCCCTGCCGGCCCCGATCACGTCCTACACGGCCTACATGCCCAACACCGATCCGCGGGACGACCCGTCGGGCACCCCCACCGGGACCCTGGTGCCGGACACCCCCGGCAACTCGCTCTTTGCCCGCTCGGGCAACGAGATAGGCTACAAGGACATGGTGAAGGTGCCGCCGGCCATGGTCTCCTATGACCCGAACGCCGGGGGCGAGGTGGTGAACCCGGGCTACGTGCGCATCAGGGCCAGGTTCGACCTGCCGGCCGGCGCCCAGGCCCCGGCCACCTACATGTACCACTGCCACATCATTTCCCACGAGGACGAGGAGATGATGCGCCCCTTCACGGTAAAGTAGCTGCGGGGCTGCTGCAGATGATGACGGCGGGCCATCGGCCCGCCGTCATCTCGCCACCATAATCGTATCAGGGATTTGACAGGTGACACCATGACCATAAGCGGGCGTATCTATCGCAAAGCAGGGCTCTTCGTGGCAGGCTGCCTGATGGCCGGAGTGTGCGGCTGCTCGGGCAAGGCCGACCTTACCGGGAAGTGGGGAGGGAAGATGACGCTGCCGGAAACCGGCAAATCCCTGAGCGACCTGGAATTCGACCTTACCCAGAAGGGGGGAGAGATCCACGGCACCATGAACTTTACCAAGGTGGACGGCGGCAAGGTCAAGCTGAAGGGCACCCGGAACGGCGACGAACTGAAATTTACCACGGAACACAAACGGGGCCTTACGATCGGCTTTACCGGGACCGTGAAAAGCGGTTCCCGGGTCAACGGCAGCGCCATCCTTGCCTATTCCGACCCGAAGGTGCCGGTCAAGCAGGATGCCGTCACCCTGGAGCTGACAAAGAAATAGTCGGGAAGCCCACACAAGCGATCACGAGCGCCCGGTGCCACATGCCCGGGCGTTCGTGCCTTTTCATGTCCGGCGCTCCGCCCCGGAGCGGCTCGGCCGGAGCCTGCCGCGCCGAAGGTCGCGCTGTTTCATGATGACGAAGATGACCGGGGTCATGATCAGCACATGAATGGCCGAGGTGATCATGCCGCCGATCATGGGCGCGGCGATGGGACGCATCACGTCGGCGCCGGCGCCGGCGGACCACATGAGCGGCGCCAGGCCGAGCAGCGCCACCGCCACGGTCATCAACTTGGGACGCAGCCGCAGGACCGCCCCCTCGCAGGTGGCGTCAACGATATCCTGGGCGGTAACCGCCCCCTGGCGGAGCTTGCGGTCCAGGGCCTCGTGCAGGTAGAGGACCATGACCACGCCGGTCTCCACCGCGATGCCGTACAGCGCAATGAAGCCGACCCACACCGCCACCGAGAGGTGATAGTGCAGCAGGTACAGCAGGTATACGCCCCCCACCAGCGCGAACGGCACCGAGAGCATGACCATGCCCGCCTCCAGGGCCGATGAAAAGGTGAAATAGAGCAGCACGAAGATGATCAGAAGACCCAGGGGGACCATGATCTGCAGCCGCTCCCGGGCGCGGAGCTGGTTTTCCCATTGGCCCGACCAGGCGATGGAATACCCGGGGGGGAGGTTGATCTGCCGGTTCAGGGCCTGTTTGGCCTCCTGGACAAAGCCCCCCATGTCCCTGCCCCGCACGTTGAGGAAGACCAGCGAACGGAGCATGCCCCCTTCGCTGCCGATCTCGGGCGGACCGGAGCGGGTAGTGATCCGGCTCACCAGGGAGAGCGGCACCGGGGTGCCGTCCGCTCCCGCCACCAGGATACGGGGGATAGCCTCCAGGGCATCCCGCTGGTCGCGGTTGTAACGGACCCTGATGGGGAAACGTCCCCTGCCGCCCCCCATCCCCATGGCCTCCGAGATCATCCCGCCGCCGAGCGCCGTTTCGATCACGTCCTGCACATCCTGTACCTGGACCCCGTAGCGGGCCGCAGCCAGGCGATCCACGGTTATGTCCAGGTAGCCCCCCCCGGTGGTCCGCTCGGCCACCACATCGGCCGCGCCGGGAATCCGCTTGAGGACCGCCTCGGCCTGTATGGCCAGGTCCCTCAGCACGTTCAGGTCGCTGCCGTAGATCTTTACCCCCAGATCGGTGCGGACCCCGGTGGAGAGCATGTTGATGCGGTTGATGATCGGCTGGGTCCAGCCGTTGCGCACGCCGGTCTGCTGCAGCTTGCCGTCCAGTTCGGCCACGATGTCGTCTTTCGTGACGCCGGGGCGCCACAACTCCCGCGGCTTGAGGATGATGATGGATTCGAACATAGAAACCGGCGCCGGGTCGGTGGCGGTCTCCGCCCGCCCCACCTTGCCCAGGACCGAGGCGACCTCCGGCTGCCCCTTGATGACGGCGTCCTGCACCTGGATCAGGCGCTTCGCTTCGGTGATGGAGATCGTGGGAAGCGTGACCGGCATATAGAGCAGCGATCCCTCGTCCAGGTTGGGCATGAACTCGCTGCCGAGGGAGAAGAACAGCGGGATGGCCGCCAGAAGCGCGGCGGCATTGAGGGCGATGACCGTCTTCTTGCGGTGAAGCGCCCAGCGGATGACCGGGCCATACAGCCGGATGAAGAACGACGAGACCGGATTGGCGCTTTCAGGGGACATCCTGCCCCGCAGCAGCAGACACATGAGGACCGGCACCAGGGTTATGGCGCAGATGCCCGATGCCAGCATGGTGAAGGTCTTGGTGAACGCGAGCGGGTGGAAGAGCTTTCCCTCCTGCCCCTCCAGGAGAAAGACCGGCACGAACGAGAGGATGATGATCGCCAGGGAGAAGCAGATCGCCCTGCCCACCTGGCACGATGAAGAGACGACGACCTCCAGCCGGCGTTGTTTTCGCTCCTCGGGCGGCAGTTCCGCCAGGCGGCGGTAGCCGTTCTCCACCATGATGACCCCGGCGTCCACCAGGACCCCGATGGCGATGGCGATCCCCCCCAGGGACATGATGTTGGAACTGACGCCCATGAGCTTCATGGGGATAAAGGCGCAGATGACCGCCACCGGCAGGGTCAGGATGATGACCAGTGCGCTCCGCAGGTGCAGGAGGAAGAGCAGCACGACCAGCGCCACGACCAGCGATTCTTCCCCCAAGGCCCTCTTCAGGGTGGCAACGGCCCTGTCGATCAATTCCGAGCGGTCATAGGCCGTGACGATCTCGACCCCCTGGGGGAGTCCCTTGTGCAGGGAGGCGATCTTTTCCTTGACCCGCTGGATGACCTGGGCGGCGTTCTCGCCGTAGCGCATGACGATAATGCCGCCCACCGCCTCGCCCTCGCCGTTCAGGTCGAGCAGTCCGCGGCGGAACGCCCCTCCCGTCTGGACGGTCCCCAGATTCCTGACCAGGACCGGGATGCCGTTGTGATCGGTCGTAACCGGGGTATCCCCGATGTCCCCGACCGATGCGGCGGCACCTTTCCCCTGGATGATGAATTCGGCGTTGGCCTGCTCCACGACCCGGCCGCCGGCCTCCCCGTTGGACCGTTTGAGCGCCCTGATCACATCAGCCGTGGTGACACCATAGGTGAAGAGCCTTTTGGGGTCCAACTCCACCTGGTATTCCCGCACGAAACCGCCGATGGAGGCGACCTCCGCAACGCCCTGGACCGTGCCGAGCTGATAGCGCACGAACCAGTCCTGCAGGGTGCGCAACTGTTCCAGGGTGTACCCGCTGGCGCGCAGGGTGTACCAGAACACATGGCCGACGCCCGTGCCCTCGGGACCGATCCGGGGGGCGACGCCGGGGGGGAGGAAGGAAGAGGCGTAGGCGAGGCGTTCCATGACCCGTGCCCTGGCCCAATAGATATCGGCCTGGTCGTCGAAGATGACGTAGATCATGGAAAACCCGAAGGCGGAGGAGGCCCGTACCGCCTTGACCCGGGAAAGGCCCTGAAGGTTGGTCGCCAGCGGGTAGGTAACCTGGTCTTCCACCACCTGGGGGGAGCGGCCGGGGAAATCGGTGAAGACGATCACCTGATTGTCCGACAGGTCGGGGATGGCGTCGATCGGGGTGGTGCGGAACGACCAGAGGCCCCAGCCGATGAGAGCGGCAAAGCCGAGCAGGACGATGATGCGGTTTTGTGCCGAAAACGCTATAATTCGTTCGATCATACCGTCTCGTGCTCCGTCAGCGCCGTTTGGGCTGCGTCATGTCCTGCGATGTTCCGGCAGGGGACGATGGCGCCATATCCATATCCCCCATGTCCATGTCGCCCCCTGGGCCGGCCGGATGTTTCCCGCTCGCCGGCGGGGCGCCGCGCTGCGGGGAGGAAACGGCCGGCCCGGCGGGGATCTGCCGGCCGCCCGGCTTGAGCTGGGCCTCCGAATCGATCAGAAAGGCCCCGTTGACGGCCACGGCATCGTCCTTCTGCAAACCGGCCAGAATCTGGACATCGCTGCGATAGCGTACGCCGACGCCGACCTCGCGGGGAACGAAGACCCCCTGCTTCACCTGCACCCAGACCAGGTTCCGGTCGCCGGTGTTCACCACCGCTTCGGCAGGCACCGCCAGGCCGGTGCCCAGGGGAACCTGGACCGTTGCGTTGACCACCATCTCCGGCTTGAGCAGGAGCTGCCGGTTGTCCACCGCCACCCGCACCCGGTTTGTCCTGCTCTTCGGGTTGAGGAAAGGATAGATGTAGGTGATGCGGCCAATGAACTCTCGGGAGGGGTAGGAGCGGCTGGAGAGCGCTACCTGCTGGCCCGGCTTGAGAAAAGGAAACTCGTCTTCGTACACGTCCAGCTCGCCCCAGACCCGGGAGAGGTCGGCGACGCTGAACAGGGGGTCGCCCGCCTTGACGTACTGCCCCTCCTGCACATTCTTCTCCGTGACGACCCCATCCATGGGGGGATAGACCGGAATACGCACCGCCGGCCGGGAGGTCTTCTCGAGCTCCCTGAATTGGGCGTCCCCAAAGCCCAGCTGGACAAGGCGGAGCCGGGCCCGGTACAGCGGCGATGCTCCGTCCCGGAGCAGGGGCGCCCGCTCCTCCCGGCCCTTCGCCAAAAGCAGCGTGAGGTACTCTTCCTCGGCGCCGGCGAGTTCGGGAGAAAACAGTTCGGCAACGGGCTGCCCCCTGGCCACGCGCATGCCGACCATGGAGGCATGGAGCTTCTCGATCCGCCCCGCGCTCCATGCCGAGACCTTCGCCTGGCGGGTCTGGTCGTAATTGATGATCCCCGCCGCTTCGATGGCTTTGAAGAGCGGCTTGTACAGGACCTTCGCCACCTCGAGGTTCGCCATCACCTGTTGCGCCGGCGAGAGATAGACGTGCTCCTTGAGGTTCAGGTCCCGCACGTCCCCCTTCCCCGCGACCTTGGGCACCAGTTCCATATTGCAGATGGGGCAGGTTCCCGGACGGTCCTTGACGACGAAAGGGTGCATGGGGCAGGTATACTCGTGCGCTTGCCTTGCCGCCGCCGTTGCAGGCGGTGCCTGATGGCCGCGCCGAAGGAGAAGGAGTGAGGCGGCGACAAGCGACAGCAGTACGACGAAAAGCACTATCCGCTTTGTGGTGACGGCCATGGCTCGGGCTCCCGTCGCTGGTGTGGAACTGGGGAAACGATGCGGCGTCCGCCCTTCCGGGCGGCAACGACGATGTATCTTACCATAGCGCCGTCGAATTACAACCAAAGCCAACTCCCGGACGACAAACGGCGCACCCCGCAGGTCCATGCCGATCGTGCCGATGGGCAGGCCCCCCATGTCATGGTGCATCGTGTCCGCTTTTATGTTTTTTGCGCCGAAATGACTTGCACAGGCGCCGATCAGAGGGTAAGCTTTACCGTCAACCCTTGCGAGGAGCTTCGTCATGAAATATTTCGGTGTCTTTGTTGCGGCGACCCTTGGTCTGGCCCTCAGCGGTTGCGCCATGTTCACCTCCTGGAAGAGCATCCCGCCGCCCGGCGGCTGCGACCAGTGCCACACGCTGGCCATCTCCGCCAATTGGCAGGTCACCTACCGACCGGCCGTGGTGTCTGATGAGCGGGGCCGGCCATATTTCCAGACGCCGGAATACAACCTCCCCCAACAGGGCAAACAGCAATCACCCCTCGACACGAAGAAGGTCGAGGAGATGGCATGTTTCGATTGCCACAAATCGCCGACCCCGGCGCATCAGGGGCGCAAGGGACGCTTTCACCATTGATTCCCGCCGCCCACGGGCACGGCTTCCCGCAAGCGGCTTTGTTTGTGCTCTAATTATTTTTTCTAAAAAAATAGCTCAAGTTACACAAAAAAATATTGACATAGATTTTTTTGCGAGTATATTTCGTGTTTGATTTTCAAAACCATGCGCATTGCGTTCAAATGGTGAATTCTAAGAGAAAGAGGTGACACACAATGAAAAAACTGATCTCCCTGACGCTGGTACTGGCCCTTGCTACCGTTTTTGCTGCCGGCTGCAAGAAAAAAACGGAAGAAGCTCCGGCTCCGGCTCCGGCTCCGGCCGCTGCTCCTGCCCCGGCTCCCGAGCAGAAGCCGATGTCTTCCGCTAAAGCTGCTCCGGCTGCTGAAGCCCCCAAGGCTCCTGAAGCTCCCAAGAAGTAATTCCGCTTTCCCTGTTGTGGATTGCACAAGCCTGCGGGGTAACCCGCAGGCTTTTTTTATGTCCACAACCAAAGTTCGAGCATCACCAAATGCGGCGCACCTGGCGCACGCGCTTCCCGGAGGAGACAAACCGCCATGCACGAGATGTCCATAACCCAGGGAATCATCGATATCTGCGAACGGCACGCCGGCGGCCGGCGCGTACTCTCATTGGACGTGGAGATCGGGGAGTTGAGCAGCGTGGTCCCCGAAGCGGTGGAGTTCTGTTTTGAGGCATGCAGCCGCGGCACCCTGCTGGAGGGGGCGCGCCTGAACATCCTGCGCATCCCGGGCCGGGGACATTGCCTGGATTGCGGAACGGACACGCCGCTCACCGCGGCCTTCGGCTCGTGCAGTCGCTGCGGCGGCTATCGGGTCACCGTCGAAACAGGAGAAGAGATGCGGGTCCGGGAAATCGAGGTGGATGAATGAAGGGGGGGCGCTGCCGGACGGAGCGCCCCTTTTTGCGGCATCAGCCATAGCGGCCAACCGGATTGCACGACGGCGGCCACGTCCCGCAAAAGCAGAAAAGGCCGGGCCGAAATCAGTGTCGCCACGATTTCGGCCCGGCCTTTTGTTAATCCCCCTGGCCCATTGTCACCTATAAGACCAGGGTACATCCCGTCCCTATTCGTTCCACCCTTCGGAGTGGGCTTCGCCGATCTGCTCCCAGTGCTCGGGAGAACGCCACAGGCTGGAGAGGATCAGCTCGCGGATATGGAGGAACTCCTTGGGCAGACGGTCGTACATCTTGACGAACAGCTCCTCGTGGGAGAGGACCTCGTTCTGCCAGACCCCCCGGTCAACCGACATGAGCTCGTTGAACTTCTCGCGGGTCATGTCCAGCCCTTCCCAGTCCATGTCCTCGTAGCGGGGCATCCAGCCCAGGGGAGACTCGACGGCGCCGCCCTTGCCCTGAACCCGCTCGACGATCCACTTCAACACCCGCATGTTGTCGCCGTAGCCGGGCCAGATGAACTTGCCGTTGGCATCCTTGCGGAACCAGTTGACGCTGAAGATGCGCGGCGGACGGGGAATGCTGCGGCCGAACTGCAGCCAGTGGGCGAAGTAGTCGGCCATGTGGTAGCCGCAGAACGGAAGCATGGCAAAGGGATCGCGGCGCACGTTGCCCGTGGCGCCGACCGCTGCCGCCGTGGTTTCAGAGCCGAGGGTGGCGGCGAGATAGACGCCGTAGTTCCAGTTGAACGCCTGGTAGACCAGCGGCACGGTATCCTTGCGGCGGCCGCCGAAAATGAAGGCGCTCATGGGCACCCCTTTGGGGTTTTCCCACTCCGGGTCGATGCAGGGGCACTGGGAGGCCGGGGCGGTGAAACGGGCGTTGGGATGGGCCGCCGGACGGCCGCAGCCGGGCGTCCATTCCTTACCCTGCCAGTCGGTGAGCTTTGCCGGCGGCTCGTCGCTCATCCCCTCCCACCACACGTCGCCGTCCTCGGTCAGGGCTACGTTGGTGAAGATGGAATTCTTCTCGCAGGAGATCATGGCGTTGGGGTTGGTCTTGTAGTTGGTGCCGGGGGCCACGCCGAAATAGCCGAATTCCGGGTTGATGGCGTAGACCTGCCCGTCGGCGGCCGGCTTGATCCAGGCGATGTCGTCGCCGATGGTGGTTATTTTCCACCCCTTCTCCTGGAACGGCTTGGGAGGGATGAGCATGGCGAAGTTGGTCTTGCCGCAGGCGCTGGGGAAGGCGGCGCCCACGTAGGTTTTGTCACCTTTCGGCGATTCCACGCCGAGGATCAGCATGTGCTCGGCCAGCCACCCCTCATCCTTGCCCTGTTTGGAAGCGATGCGCAGGGCGAGGCACTTCTTGCCCAGAAGGGCGTTGCCGCCGTAGCCGCTGCCGAAGGACCAGATGGACCGTTCTTCCGGGAAGTGGACGATGTACTTTTCCTTGTTGCACGGCCAGGGGACATCCTGCTGGCCCGGCTGAAGCGGTGCGCCCACGGAATGGAGGCAGGGGACGAACTCGCCGTTGCCGAGTACGTCCAGGACGGCCTTGCCCATGCGGGTCATGATGCGCATGCTGACGGCAACGTAGGGAGAGTCGGAGATCTCGATCCCGATCTTGGAGATGGGGGAGCCGAGCGGACCCATGCTGAAGGGGATGATATACATGGTGCGCCCCTTCATGCACCCCTTGAAGAGCTTCTGCAGGGTTTCCTTCATCTCCTTGGGGGGCATCCAGTTGTTGGTGGGGCCTGCATCCTGTTTGGAAAGGCTGCAGATAAAGGTGCGGTCCTCGACCCGGGCCACGTCGATCGGGTCCGACCAGGCGAGATAGCTGTTGGGGCGCTTCTGCTCATTCAGCTTGCGGAAGGTGCCTGATTTGACCAGCAGGTTGCAGAGTTCGTCGTACTCCTCCTGGGAGCCGTCACACCAATGTATCCTTTCGGGCTCGCACAGGGCGGCGGCCTCTTCGACCCATTTCAGCAGCTTCTCATTTTTGGGGACCTCATAACTCATACCACTTCCTCCTCATGTCGTTAAGTTTCATACCTAAAACCGAAAAGAATCCTGGTCACGATAGGCACTATGACTATGCTGGCGATGCTTATGCGGCGGGAACGGCACCAGGAAGAAGGGCGGGCAAAACCAGCCCTGCCGGGCTGGTTGGAGCAACTGGCCG is a window of Geobacter sp. FeAm09 DNA encoding:
- a CDS encoding cytochrome C: MKYFGVFVAATLGLALSGCAMFTSWKSIPPPGGCDQCHTLAISANWQVTYRPAVVSDERGRPYFQTPEYNLPQQGKQQSPLDTKKVEEMACFDCHKSPTPAHQGRKGRFHH
- a CDS encoding efflux RND transporter permease subunit, whose translation is MIERIIAFSAQNRIIVLLGFAALIGWGLWSFRTTPIDAIPDLSDNQVIVFTDFPGRSPQVVEDQVTYPLATNLQGLSRVKAVRASSAFGFSMIYVIFDDQADIYWARARVMERLAYASSFLPPGVAPRIGPEGTGVGHVFWYTLRASGYTLEQLRTLQDWFVRYQLGTVQGVAEVASIGGFVREYQVELDPKRLFTYGVTTADVIRALKRSNGEAGGRVVEQANAEFIIQGKGAAASVGDIGDTPVTTDHNGIPVLVRNLGTVQTGGAFRRGLLDLNGEGEAVGGIIVMRYGENAAQVIQRVKEKIASLHKGLPQGVEIVTAYDRSELIDRAVATLKRALGEESLVVALVVLLFLLHLRSALVIILTLPVAVICAFIPMKLMGVSSNIMSLGGIAIAIGVLVDAGVIMVENGYRRLAELPPEERKQRRLEVVVSSSCQVGRAICFSLAIIILSFVPVFLLEGQEGKLFHPLAFTKTFTMLASGICAITLVPVLMCLLLRGRMSPESANPVSSFFIRLYGPVIRWALHRKKTVIALNAAALLAAIPLFFSLGSEFMPNLDEGSLLYMPVTLPTISITEAKRLIQVQDAVIKGQPEVASVLGKVGRAETATDPAPVSMFESIIILKPRELWRPGVTKDDIVAELDGKLQQTGVRNGWTQPIINRINMLSTGVRTDLGVKIYGSDLNVLRDLAIQAEAVLKRIPGAADVVAERTTGGGYLDITVDRLAAARYGVQVQDVQDVIETALGGGMISEAMGMGGGRGRFPIRVRYNRDQRDALEAIPRILVAGADGTPVPLSLVSRITTRSGPPEIGSEGGMLRSLVFLNVRGRDMGGFVQEAKQALNRQINLPPGYSIAWSGQWENQLRARERLQIMVPLGLLIIFVLLYFTFSSALEAGMVMLSVPFALVGGVYLLYLLHYHLSVAVWVGFIALYGIAVETGVVMVLYLHEALDRKLRQGAVTAQDIVDATCEGAVLRLRPKLMTVAVALLGLAPLMWSAGAGADVMRPIAAPMIGGMITSAIHVLIMTPVIFVIMKQRDLRRGRLRPSRSGAERRT
- the hypA gene encoding hydrogenase maturation nickel metallochaperone HypA, coding for MHEMSITQGIIDICERHAGGRRVLSLDVEIGELSSVVPEAVEFCFEACSRGTLLEGARLNILRIPGRGHCLDCGTDTPLTAAFGSCSRCGGYRVTVETGEEMRVREIEVDE
- a CDS encoding efflux RND transporter periplasmic adaptor subunit, encoding MAVTTKRIVLFVVLLSLVAASLLLLRRGHQAPPATAAARQAHEYTCPMHPFVVKDRPGTCPICNMELVPKVAGKGDVRDLNLKEHVYLSPAQQVMANLEVAKVLYKPLFKAIEAAGIINYDQTRQAKVSAWSAGRIEKLHASMVGMRVARGQPVAELFSPELAGAEEEYLTLLLAKGREERAPLLRDGASPLYRARLRLVQLGFGDAQFRELEKTSRPAVRIPVYPPMDGVVTEKNVQEGQYVKAGDPLFSVADLSRVWGELDVYEDEFPFLKPGQQVALSSRSYPSREFIGRITYIYPFLNPKSRTNRVRVAVDNRQLLLKPEMVVNATVQVPLGTGLAVPAEAVVNTGDRNLVWVQVKQGVFVPREVGVGVRYRSDVQILAGLQKDDAVAVNGAFLIDSEAQLKPGGRQIPAGPAVSSPQRGAPPASGKHPAGPGGDMDMGDMDMAPSSPAGTSQDMTQPKRR